A part of Dermacentor variabilis isolate Ectoservices chromosome 10, ASM5094787v1, whole genome shotgun sequence genomic DNA contains:
- the LOC142560674 gene encoding DNA excision repair protein ERCC-8-like — MLDHRVECGIVSRAAFKASQRERRLQSIQLSRHQDLEPFHGSGVNCLSLDPVEGRFLLSGGADGGLCIHDLYSDLGKMKRTCKAICKLTKHEAHIFSVSSVHWYPCDTGLFTSSGMDGTLRIWDTNSMQQADSVRLGELIFCHHVETAQPNILAVGYKKPWIVLADMRTGSSCQQLRGHAGSVLAVRWSPHTPGLLASGSRDGSVRLWDVRCARSSLATLQGHKGGTTAMTFLPDGLQLLTMGRDGRVKLWDVASHTMSRAHSGLACCKSPTQMSATREVALLPSGHCLLVMDLVRKQPLRALSGAHFGQANCVLLSSDTLEAFSGANDRTILWWTSCGDRERALDAYQDGMPDSWSDEGEPF, encoded by the exons ATGCTTGACCATCGCGTTGAGTGTGGCATCGTGTCTCGAGCCGCCTTCAAAGCGTCTCAAAGGGAGCGACGGCTTCAGAGCATCCAGCTGAGCCGTCACCAGGATCTCGAACCTTTTCACGGTTCGGGAGTCAACTGCCTGTCGCTGGATCCCGTTGAGGGCCGGTT CCTCCTTTCGGGTGGTGCTGATGGGGGCCTCTGCATCCATGACCTGTACTCTGATCTCGGCAAAATGAAGCGTACATGCAAGGCCATCTGCAAACTAACCAA GCACGAGGCTCACATCTTCTCGGTCTCGTCGGTGCACTGGTACCCATGCGACACTGGCCTCTTCACATCTTCAGGCATGGACGGCACCCTTCGGATCTGGGACACCAATTCGATGCAGCAGGCCGACTCCGTGCGCCTCGGTGAACTCATCTTCTGCCACCATGTTGAAACGGCACAACCTAACATTTTGGCTG TGGGATACAAGAAGCCCTGGATAGTGCTGGCTGACATGCGAACGGGCAGCTCGTGCCAGCAGCTTCGGGGCCATGCAGGAAGTGTGCTTGCAGTTCGCTGGAGTCCTCATACGCCGGGACTCTTGGCCTCTGGATCCCGAGATGGTTCA GTAAGGCTCTGGGATGTGAGGTGCGCTCGGAGCTCCCTGGCGACCCTGCAGGGTCACAAAGGGGGCACCACCGCCATGACTTTCCTGCCCGATGGCTTGCAGCTCCTGACCATGGGCCGGGACGGTCGGGTCAAACTGTGGGATGTAGCGAGCCACACAATGAGCAGGGCGCACTCGGGGCTTGCCTGCTGCAA ATCACCCACACAGATGTCTGCAACTCGGGAGGTGGCACTTCTTCCATCCGGCCACTGCCTGCTAGTCATGGACTTGGTACGAAAACAGCCCCTGCGGGCACTAAGTGGGGCTCACTTTGGACAGGCCAACTGCGTGCTGCTCAGCAGTGACACCCTGGAGGCATTTAGTGGTGCAAATGACCGCACAATCCTGTGGTGGACGTCGTGTGGCGACCGGGAGCGTGCCCTGGATGCCTATCAGGATGGCATGCCAGACTCGTGGAGTGATGAAGGCGAACCTTTCTGA